From one Pseudopipra pipra isolate bDixPip1 chromosome 2, bDixPip1.hap1, whole genome shotgun sequence genomic stretch:
- the GYG2 gene encoding glycogenin-2 isoform X4 — protein MKLCRAQWNSPHLCDLLVLFWLILQPRMLRSSFCSKKAVHLAEPLVLAHSRRTLIVVVLSEGRAEEAAPNDTATGLVSLQNTLCLLLCRITDQAFVTLATDDVYCQGALVLGQSLRNHKTSRKLTVLITPEISSGMRSVLRSVFDEVIQVDVLDSADSVHLALMQRPELGVTFTKLHCWTLTQFSKCVFMDADTLVLCNVDELFDREEFSAAPDSGWPDCFNSGVFVFRPSLKTYNLLLQFAAEHGSFDGGDQGLLNSFFSNWATADIGKHLPFLYNLSSSAVYTYVPAFNHFGRDAKVVHFLGATKPWNYKYNLQTKRVMQDDTTSGSFHQLSFLALWWNIYSASILPLLEKLQKMEESESEECKHTFNGVEITLKKVSPCVANSQQMPELPEQANEINPTVCSPEELTFEAQPVYEVEPSDSSVHLSEPDRPSEQPVSHPAFQETSELNEVADSVSELSIHLKPAKPIPEDERRKWEEGRMDYMGKDAFEHIKKKLDAFLH, from the exons ATGAAACTCTGTAGAGCTCAGTGGAATTCCCCTCATCTGTGTGACCTGCTTGTCTTATTCTGGTTAATTTTGCAGCCTAGAATGCTGAGGTCATCCTTCTGCTCCAAGAAGGCTGTTCACCTTGCTGAGCCATTGGTTCTGGCTCATTCCAGGAGAACTCTGATAGTGGTGGTTCTGTCAGAGGGCAGAGCTGAAGAAGCAGCCCCTAATGATACTGCCACAGGCCTGGTATCTCTACAAAATACATTATGTCTCCTGTTGTGCAGAA TAACAGATCAAGCCTTTGTGACCCTTGCTACCGATGATGTGTACTGTCAAGGCGCTCTGGTTCTCGGACAGTCATTGAGGAACCATAAGACATCTAGAAAATTGACAGTTCTAATTACACCAGAGATTTCCAGTGGGATGAG GTCAGTCCTCCGCAGTGTATTTGATGAAGTAATCCAGGTGGATGTCCTTGACAGTGCTGACTCAGTCCATTTGGCTCTAATGCAGAGGCCAGAACTGGGTGTAACCTTTACTAAGCTTCACTGTTGGACTCTTACTCAATTCAGCAAATGTGTGTTCATGGATGCAGACACTTTG GTGCTTTGCAATGTTGATGAATTGTTTGATCGAGAAGAGTTTTCAGCAGCTCCTGATTCTGGCTGGCCTGACTGCTTTAATAGTGGAGTATTTGTGTTCCGTCCCTCTTTGAAAACTTACAACCTACTGCTCCAGTTTGCTGCTGAACATGGCAGCTTTGATG GAGGTGATCAAGGATTGTTGAATAGCTTCTTCAGCAACTGGGCAACAGCAGATATTGGCAAACACTTACCTTTCCTCTATAACTTAAGCAGCAGTGCTGTATACACCTATGTTCCTGCTTTCAATCA TTTTGGTAGAGATGCCAAAGTTGTTCACTTCTTGGGAGCGACAAAGCCCTGGAACTACAAATACAACCTTCAGACAAAGAGAGTTATGCAGGATGACACAACCTCTGGATCTTTTCATCAACTGTCATTTCTTGCCCTTTGGTGGAATATATACAGTGCCAGTATACTGCCTTTGTTAGAAAAACTTCAAAAGATGGAAGAATCAGAATCCGAGGAATGCAAG CACACTTTCAATGGAGTTGAAATTACACTGAAGAAAGTCAGTCCTTGTGTGGCCAATTCACAGCAAATGCCTGAGCTTCCAGAGCAGGCAAATGAAATAAATCCCACAGTGTGTTCACCTGAGGAACTCACTTTTGAAGCC CAACCTGTATATGAAGTTGAACCAAGCGATTCTAGCGTCCATCTCTCTGAGCCTGACAGACCTTCAGAACAACCTGTGTCCCATCCTGCATTTCAGGAAACCTCAGAACTG AACGAGGTTGCAGATTCTGTTTCAGAGCTGTCTATTCACCTTAAACCAGCAAAACCAATTCCAGAAGATGAGCGGAGAAAATGGGAGGAAGGGCGCATGGACTATATGGGGAAAGATGCTTTTGAACATATCAAAAAGAAATTGGATGCATTTTTACATTAA
- the LOC135409951 gene encoding arylsulfatase D-like, producing MDLFHTRENYEVYQGKQWSYLNIWLILCLFPRTCVSSPSKPNFLLILADDLGIGDVGCYGNDTIRTPNIDGLAKEGVRLNQHIAAAAVCTPSRAAFLTGRYPIRSGMASSTQQQVLFWNGCSGGLPPNETTFARILQQQGYSTALVGKWHMGVNCKTRRDHCHHPLNHGFDYFYGMPFTLLNECQGTDDPELAKSLQDTYWLYTQMITLAVFTLVIGKLANLFPVKWKIIICLAICGLLYFLSWFSSYGFTKYWNCILMRNHDITEQPMNLNRTASNMLKEAVTFIKRNKHRPFLLFVSLLHVHTPLTTTEKFQGRSRHGLYGDNVEEMDWMVGRLLNVIDKESLKNTTFIYFASDHGGSLEAHRGNSQLGGWNGIYKGGKGMGGWEGGIRVPGIFKWSGVLPAGTVIDEPTSLMDIFPTVVHLAGGAVPQDRVIDGRTLLPLLRGTIRHSGHEFMFHYCGVFLHAVRWHQKDSGTVWKAHYATPVFQPEASGACFRRGICPCFGDGVTHHDPPLLFNLSQDPSEANPLSADTEPLFDTVMRRIRKAVEEHRKTLTPVPQQLSPYNNIWKPWLQPCCGTFPFCWCHEENNKADSIV from the exons ATGGACCTGTTTCATACAAGGGAAAACTATGAAGTTTATCAGGGAAAACAATG GAGCTATTTAAACATTTGGCTAATTTTATGCTTGTTTCCAAGAACCTGTGTATCAAGTCCTTCAAAACCAAATTTCTTGTTGATACTGGCTGATGATCTTGGTATTGGAGATGTGGGTTGCTACGGTAATGATACAATAAG GACTCCTAACATTGATGGCTTGGCAAAGGAAGGAGTGAGACTTAATCAGCACattgctgcagctgctgtctGTACTCcaagcagagctgctttcctgaCTGGCAGATACCCCATCAGATCAG GCATGGCCTCCAGCACTCAACAGCAGGTCCTCTTTTGGAACGGGTGTTCTGGGGGGCTTCCACCAAATGAAACTACTTTTGCCAGAATACTGCAGCAGCAAGGTTATTCTACAGCACTTGTAG gGAAGTGGCATATGGGTGTGAACTGCAAAACCCGCCGTGATCACTGCCACCATCCTTTAAATCATGGCTTTGACTATTTTTATGGCATGCCTTTTACCCTTTTGAATGAGTGTCAAGGCACAGACGACCCTGAACTGGCCAAGTCTTTGCAAGATACGTATTGGCTCTACACACAGATGATCACCCTTGCAGTATTTACTCTTGTGATTGGAAAACTTGCCAATCTTTTCCcagtaaaatggaaaataatcaTCTGTCTGGCCATCTGTGGTCTCCTTTACTTCCTCTCCTGGTTCTCCAGCTATGGTTTCACCAAGTACTGGAACTGTATCCTGATGAGAAACCATGATATCACTGAACAACCTATGAACCTAAACAGAACTGCTTCTAACATGCTGAAAGAGGCAGTTACATTCATTAAAAG aaacaagCATAGACCATTTCTTCTCTTCGTTTCCCTTTTACATGTTCACACCCCTCTCACTACCACAGAGAAGTTTCAAGGAAGAAGCAGGCATGGCCTATATGGAGATAACGTAGAGGAGATGGATTGGATGGTGG GAAGGCTTCTGAATGTTATTGACAAAGAAAGCTTGAAGAATACCACATTCATTTATTTTGCATCTGATCATGGAGGATCCTTAGAGGCTCACAGAGGAAATTCTCAGTTGGGTGGATGGAACGGGATCTATAAAG GTGGAAAAGGAATGGGAGGATGGGAAGGAGGAATCCGTGTTCCAGGAATATTTAAGTGGTCGGGAGTGTTACCTGCAGGGACAGTTATTGATGAACCTACAAGCCTTATGGACATTTTTCCTACAGTAGTTCATTTAGCTGGAGGGGCAGTGCCTCAGGACAG GGTAATCGATGGGCGCActttgctgcctctgctgcgTGGGACAATTCGACACTCCGGGCACGAGTTCATGTTTCACTACTGCGGTGTGTTTCTGCACGCAGTGCGGTGGCACCAGAAGGACA GTGGCACCGTGTGGAAAGCTCATTATGCTACTCCAGTATTCCAACCAGAAGCCTCTGGAGCCTGTTTCAGAAGAGGAATTTGCCCATGTTTTGGTGATGGTGTAACCCATCATGACCCTCCACTGCTGTTCAATCTCTCACAAGATCCGTCTGAGGCAAATCCTCTGTCAGCTGACACTGAGCCCTTGTTTGACACTGTGATGAGGAGAATAAGAAAAGCTGTGGAAGAGCATCGCAAGACGCTGACTCCAGTCCCACAACAGCTGTCCCCTTACAATAATATATGGAAGCCATGGCTGCAGCCATGCTGTGGGACATTCCCATTCTGTTGGTGTcatgaagaaaataacaaagcagATAGCATAGTTTAA